A genomic region of Barnesiella viscericola DSM 18177 contains the following coding sequences:
- a CDS encoding putative transporter, with translation MDWIQSLLFNDASVAHTVILYAFVIAVGVALGKLKFFGVSLGVTFVLFVGLIAGHFGFSAEKNILHFVQEFGLILFIYSIGLQVGPSFFSSFKRGGLTLNMLAVGIVALNIVVALVIYFMNQGSVSMPMMVGILSGAVTNTPGLGAAQQTLSQLRFDGSITEVPEIALGYAAAYPLGVIGIIASMLVIRAIFKVKLDKENQQIEEENQSSQLVPHVVTYQVENKLIVGKTLDDLAKLIDRNFVVSRIKHNDEVIIPNSDTILEEGDLLLVVLSLQDESALEAFIGRPVEMNWEAIQAPVVSRRILVTRPEINGRKIGSLRLRMGYRLNATRVNRAGVDLLANPNLELQIGDRLTVVGRIEDINRLAEKLGNSTKRLHEPNMVTLFVGIFLGIILGSIPIAIPGMSVPMKLGLAGGPLVVAILLGRFGHKIHLVTYTSTGASLMLREVGICLFLASVGISAGGEFVNTIMSGGLVWVWWGFLITVIPLLVIGIIARAHYKINYCSIMGLLSGACTDPPALAYGNKVSGNDAPSVAYSTVYPLTMFLRVLSAQLLILLFY, from the coding sequence ATGGATTGGATACAAAGTCTGTTATTTAATGACGCATCGGTAGCCCACACCGTAATCCTATACGCCTTTGTCATTGCGGTAGGAGTAGCACTGGGCAAACTGAAATTCTTCGGGGTCTCATTGGGAGTTACATTCGTTCTTTTCGTCGGGCTGATAGCCGGCCACTTCGGCTTCTCGGCCGAGAAAAACATACTCCACTTCGTACAGGAGTTCGGTTTAATTCTGTTTATCTATTCCATCGGTCTGCAAGTGGGGCCCAGTTTTTTCTCGTCGTTCAAGCGGGGCGGACTCACCCTCAACATGCTGGCCGTGGGAATTGTCGCGCTCAACATTGTCGTAGCGCTGGTTATTTATTTCATGAATCAGGGGAGTGTGAGCATGCCCATGATGGTGGGTATCCTCTCGGGAGCCGTCACCAACACCCCGGGACTGGGTGCCGCCCAGCAAACACTGTCGCAGCTGCGGTTCGACGGTTCGATTACCGAGGTTCCCGAGATTGCTCTGGGTTACGCCGCCGCCTATCCGCTGGGTGTAATCGGTATCATCGCCTCGATGCTGGTGATTCGGGCCATCTTCAAAGTCAAACTCGATAAGGAGAATCAACAAATCGAGGAGGAGAACCAGTCGAGCCAGCTCGTGCCGCACGTGGTGACCTATCAGGTAGAGAACAAACTCATCGTGGGCAAAACCCTCGACGACCTCGCCAAACTTATCGACCGCAATTTCGTGGTGTCGCGTATCAAACACAACGACGAGGTGATTATCCCCAACTCCGACACCATTCTCGAAGAGGGCGATTTACTGCTGGTGGTTCTCTCGCTGCAAGACGAGAGTGCCCTCGAAGCCTTCATCGGACGCCCCGTCGAGATGAACTGGGAGGCCATACAGGCGCCGGTCGTTTCGCGCCGTATCCTGGTTACCCGCCCCGAAATCAACGGGCGCAAAATCGGTAGCTTGCGGTTGAGAATGGGATACCGCCTGAACGCCACGCGGGTGAACCGTGCCGGTGTAGACCTGCTGGCCAACCCCAACCTGGAACTGCAAATAGGCGACCGACTCACCGTTGTGGGCCGCATCGAAGATATCAACCGTCTGGCCGAAAAGCTGGGAAACTCAACCAAGCGTCTGCACGAGCCCAACATGGTCACCCTCTTCGTGGGTATATTCCTCGGCATCATCTTGGGTAGTATTCCTATCGCCATACCGGGCATGAGCGTACCGATGAAACTGGGTCTGGCCGGCGGACCGCTGGTCGTAGCCATCTTGCTGGGCCGCTTCGGTCACAAGATACACTTGGTTACCTACACCTCGACGGGTGCCAGCCTCATGCTGCGCGAGGTAGGTATCTGCCTCTTCCTGGCCAGTGTAGGCATTTCGGCCGGAGGCGAGTTTGTCAACACCATCATGTCGGGCGGCCTCGTGTGGGTATGGTGGGGATTCCTCATCACCGTCATTCCCCTGCTCGTGATTGGCATCATCGCCCGGGCCCACTACAAGATCAACTACTGTTCGATCATGGGTCTGCTCTCGGGAGCCTGCACCGATCCCCCCGCCCTCGCCTATGGCAACAAGGTATCGGGTAACGACGCCCCTTCGGTAGCCTATTCAACCGTCTACCCGCTCACGATGTTCCTGCGGGTACTCTCGGCACAGCTGCTTATCCTGCTGTTCTATTAG
- a CDS encoding HAD family hydrolase, which produces MEQIHDIKGILFNFSGTIDTGGCEWFDLIWQKYRETGIPVSKSDYLHAHEYAEAQIIENGLIESSFNSYQTLYTKLSLQIQYLINKGLLSDNGCTHKYPQQLATLCYNLAIMHVRQNEQIFEELAPRYRLGIVAQSYGNMTAVLGDFGLTSYFTDVIESSAVNLNKPDQALYRLSVEALHLSPAETLCVSNSLNNDLRPAQGIGCPTVWLSQRSVPPSKRISNYHINSLTCLNELLS; this is translated from the coding sequence ATGGAACAAATACACGACATAAAGGGCATTTTGTTTAACTTCTCGGGTACAATCGACACCGGGGGCTGCGAATGGTTCGACCTCATTTGGCAGAAATACCGGGAAACCGGTATTCCGGTATCGAAGAGCGACTACCTGCATGCCCACGAATATGCCGAGGCTCAAATTATCGAAAACGGACTCATCGAATCCAGTTTCAATTCATACCAGACCCTATACACCAAACTCTCGCTGCAAATCCAATACCTCATCAACAAAGGGCTGCTATCCGACAACGGGTGTACCCACAAGTATCCCCAACAGTTGGCTACCCTCTGTTACAATCTGGCCATCATGCACGTGAGACAAAACGAACAAATTTTTGAAGAATTGGCACCTCGATACCGACTGGGTATCGTAGCCCAGTCGTATGGCAATATGACGGCCGTGTTGGGAGACTTTGGACTTACCTCCTACTTTACCGACGTAATCGAGTCGAGCGCCGTCAACCTCAACAAGCCCGACCAGGCCCTTTACCGACTGTCGGTCGAGGCTCTGCATCTCTCCCCCGCAGAGACCTTGTGCGTGAGCAATTCACTCAACAACGACCTGCGACCCGCCCAAGGTATCGGGTGTCCCACCGTATGGTTGAGCCAACGATCGGTTCCCCCGTCAAAACGTATATCCAACTATCACATAAATTCCTTGACTTGCCTTAACGAACTGCTATCTTAA
- a CDS encoding phosphotransferase enzyme family protein codes for MKDLIEILSHFALVGEVIEIKPLGAGLINDSYKVTTTPPEAPDYVLQRINHTIFTDVEMLQNNFYRVTTHIRHKLEARGETDIDRKVLTLIPTKDHKLYYFDGENYWRVLLFIHHARSYDTVNPQYAYQAGRAFGDFQAMLADIPEELGETIPDFHNMEFRLQQLHEAVAADPAGRVGEVRPLLDAFEQRAHDMCRAERLHREGKLPKRICHCDTKVNNMMFDEQGRVLCVVDLDTVMPSYIFSDFGDFMRTAANTGEEDDRNLDRVNFDMEIFKAFTKGYLETARVFLTDVETDNLPYAATLFPYMQAVRFLTDYINGDTYYKINYPEHNLVRTRAQFKLLQSAEAAGPAMKAYIDECLGR; via the coding sequence ATGAAAGACTTAATCGAAATCTTGTCGCATTTTGCCCTGGTTGGCGAGGTGATTGAAATAAAACCGTTGGGCGCGGGACTCATCAACGACTCCTATAAAGTGACCACGACTCCGCCCGAGGCTCCCGACTATGTACTGCAACGCATCAACCACACGATTTTCACCGACGTGGAGATGCTCCAAAACAATTTCTATCGGGTGACGACCCACATTCGTCACAAGTTGGAGGCTCGGGGCGAGACCGACATCGACCGTAAAGTGCTGACGCTGATACCGACGAAAGACCACAAACTTTATTATTTCGATGGTGAGAATTACTGGCGGGTACTCCTCTTCATTCATCACGCCCGGAGCTACGACACCGTGAATCCCCAGTACGCCTACCAGGCCGGCCGGGCTTTCGGCGACTTTCAGGCCATGCTGGCCGACATACCGGAGGAACTGGGCGAGACGATTCCCGACTTCCACAACATGGAGTTCCGTCTGCAACAACTGCACGAGGCCGTCGCTGCCGACCCCGCAGGTAGGGTGGGCGAGGTGCGTCCCCTGCTCGACGCATTCGAACAACGGGCCCACGACATGTGCCGGGCCGAGCGGCTGCATCGCGAGGGGAAATTGCCCAAACGCATCTGCCACTGCGACACGAAGGTGAACAACATGATGTTCGACGAGCAGGGTCGGGTCTTGTGTGTCGTCGACCTCGACACGGTGATGCCCAGTTATATCTTCTCCGATTTTGGCGACTTCATGCGCACCGCGGCCAACACGGGCGAGGAGGACGACCGGAATCTCGACCGTGTCAACTTCGACATGGAGATATTCAAGGCATTTACCAAAGGCTACTTGGAGACGGCCCGCGTATTCCTCACCGACGTCGAGACCGACAATCTGCCCTACGCTGCCACCCTTTTCCCCTACATGCAGGCCGTGCGTTTCCTCACCGACTACATCAACGGCGATACCTACTATAAAATCAACTATCCCGAACACAACCTGGTGCGCACCCGGGCTCAGTTCAAGCTGCTGCAAAGCGCCGAGGCTGCTGGGCCTGCCATGAAGGCTTATATCGACGAGTGTCTGGGACGATGA
- a CDS encoding N-acetylmuramidase domain-containing protein gives MKTVKQGDSGEEIAILNNALTQAGYSVKEGMTFTPALRETVVAFQQQRGLEPDGIVGYHTWEALLLGGESEATELADEDFSRGALLLDCETAALRAVQEVESGSRHGFVAPGKPTILFEGHIFWAQLKKRGIDPVQYAAQNGDILYPQWEKGHYRGGLKEYDRLEKARAIDREAADASASWGMFQVMGFNFAACGEKSVASFVAAMQQSARSQLKLFVRFIHQGGMLFALQRKEWATFARLYNGPRYAENRYDVKLAKAYAKYAR, from the coding sequence ATGAAAACTGTAAAACAAGGCGATTCGGGAGAAGAGATAGCCATACTGAATAACGCACTGACACAAGCCGGATATTCCGTAAAGGAGGGCATGACATTCACTCCGGCACTGCGGGAGACCGTCGTTGCCTTTCAACAGCAACGGGGATTGGAGCCCGACGGCATCGTGGGGTACCACACCTGGGAGGCTCTGCTGTTGGGTGGAGAGAGCGAGGCAACCGAACTGGCCGACGAGGATTTCAGCCGGGGAGCCCTGTTGCTCGACTGTGAAACGGCTGCATTAAGGGCCGTGCAAGAGGTCGAGAGCGGAAGTCGTCACGGATTTGTCGCTCCCGGCAAGCCTACCATCTTGTTCGAGGGGCACATCTTTTGGGCTCAGTTGAAGAAACGAGGGATAGACCCTGTGCAATATGCGGCTCAAAATGGCGATATTCTTTACCCCCAATGGGAGAAAGGTCACTACCGCGGCGGGCTCAAAGAGTACGATCGGTTGGAGAAGGCCCGGGCCATCGATCGCGAAGCTGCCGATGCGTCGGCCAGTTGGGGCATGTTCCAAGTGATGGGATTCAACTTTGCCGCCTGTGGCGAGAAGAGTGTCGCGAGTTTTGTGGCCGCCATGCAACAGAGTGCCCGCAGCCAGCTGAAACTCTTCGTTCGCTTTATCCATCAGGGAGGCATGCTCTTCGCCCTGCAAAGGAAAGAGTGGGCCACTTTTGCCCGGCTCTACAACGGTCCCCGGTATGCCGAGAATCGTTATGACGTGAAGCTGGCAAAGGCTTACGCGAAATATGCCCGATAA
- a CDS encoding DMT family transporter yields MQNKVAMANWAMVMSKVFGGLNVNALHYLLPLWLAPLTGATFRCVFAAVAFWILGWFARPEKASTRDKWILFVMGAVGIYGYMFSYLMGLSKTTPVSAAIFTSMQPIWVFVISVLFMHERISLLKVVGILVGLGGALLCILTQKSDDLASDALAGNLFCLMSSVIYAIYLVLSNRFLKRTGTYTLMRYTFSGAAFSSLIVMAFTGYDAPLFESPLHLWPLAMLLFVLIFPTVLSYLLVPVGLRYLKTTVVAIYGYLILMVASLTSFLTGQDRFSWTQILAMVLICVGVYAVEIAENRGTRAPTSHLHSSPHA; encoded by the coding sequence ATGCAAAATAAAGTAGCCATGGCCAACTGGGCCATGGTGATGTCGAAAGTCTTCGGCGGACTGAATGTGAATGCCCTGCACTACCTGTTGCCCCTGTGGCTCGCTCCGCTCACGGGCGCTACGTTCCGATGCGTGTTTGCTGCCGTGGCTTTTTGGATTCTCGGTTGGTTTGCCCGACCCGAAAAGGCTTCGACCCGCGACAAGTGGATTCTCTTCGTGATGGGTGCCGTGGGCATCTACGGCTACATGTTCTCCTACCTGATGGGGCTGAGCAAGACCACCCCGGTCTCGGCAGCCATCTTCACCTCGATGCAGCCGATATGGGTCTTTGTCATATCGGTGCTCTTCATGCACGAGCGGATTTCCCTGTTGAAGGTGGTGGGTATTCTGGTGGGATTGGGGGGCGCACTGCTCTGTATCCTCACCCAGAAGAGCGACGACCTCGCCTCCGATGCGCTGGCCGGGAACCTCTTCTGCCTGATGAGTTCGGTTATCTATGCCATCTATCTGGTACTGAGCAACCGGTTCTTGAAACGCACCGGCACCTATACCCTCATGCGTTACACCTTTTCGGGGGCTGCCTTTTCGAGCCTGATTGTGATGGCCTTTACGGGCTATGATGCTCCGTTGTTCGAATCGCCGCTCCATCTGTGGCCGCTGGCAATGCTGCTTTTCGTACTCATCTTCCCCACGGTGTTGAGCTATCTGTTGGTGCCCGTCGGGCTGCGGTATTTGAAGACGACGGTTGTGGCCATATACGGTTACCTCATTCTCATGGTGGCCTCGCTCACCTCGTTCCTTACGGGACAGGACCGTTTCAGCTGGACGCAGATTCTGGCCATGGTGCTTATCTGCGTCGGGGTCTATGCCGTGGAGATTGCCGAGAATCGCGGAACGCGTGCCCCCACGTCGCACCTACATTCGTCGCCTCATGCGTGA
- a CDS encoding MFS transporter — MKIETGRGTIPLITLVGIWSISALSALPGLAVSPILGQLSTIFPHASEFDIQLLTSLPSLLTIPFILLSGKLTERVNNVRLLQVGLVVFALSGVLYLFSGQMWQLIAVSALLGIGAGIIVPLSTGLISRHFVGRYRTQQFGLSSAITNVTLVLATMLTGYLAEVNWHLPFVVYLAPVLSLLLSFSLKRDSTSARPVAQTSTGRLDKGRLAGLMAFYGLITYLVIIVSFNLPFLMKEYHFDTGASGFIISLFFLAIMLPGFFLNPVLSFLGSLTKFTSLSFIAIGLLLILLSMSEWVLALGAIFIGLGYGVMQPVIYDQTTRAADASRATFALALVMAMNYLAILLCPVIIDALQSLFHIHTQRFAFELNLGITLLTVVWAYWKRHTFLFNDAPANPVQP, encoded by the coding sequence ATGAAAATAGAGACCGGGCGGGGTACAATCCCGCTGATTACACTCGTGGGCATTTGGTCCATATCGGCGCTAAGTGCCCTGCCGGGGCTGGCGGTATCGCCTATTCTCGGACAGTTGTCCACTATCTTTCCCCACGCTTCGGAGTTTGACATACAGTTACTCACCTCGTTGCCATCGTTGTTGACAATCCCCTTTATTCTGCTCTCGGGTAAGCTCACCGAGCGGGTGAACAACGTGCGGCTGTTGCAGGTGGGACTGGTGGTCTTTGCCCTGAGCGGGGTGCTCTACCTCTTCTCGGGGCAGATGTGGCAGCTGATTGCCGTGAGTGCCCTGCTGGGTATCGGGGCGGGTATCATCGTGCCGCTCTCGACGGGCCTCATTTCGCGCCATTTCGTGGGACGCTACCGCACCCAGCAATTCGGATTGAGCTCGGCCATCACCAACGTCACCCTGGTTCTGGCCACGATGCTCACCGGCTATCTGGCCGAGGTGAACTGGCATCTGCCATTCGTGGTCTACCTGGCTCCCGTTCTCTCGCTGTTGCTCTCCTTCTCGTTGAAGCGCGACTCGACCTCGGCCCGGCCGGTGGCCCAGACCTCGACCGGCCGTCTCGACAAGGGGCGCCTGGCGGGGCTCATGGCCTTCTACGGACTCATTACCTATCTGGTGATTATCGTCAGCTTCAACCTGCCCTTCCTCATGAAAGAGTATCATTTCGACACGGGGGCATCGGGGTTCATCATCTCACTCTTTTTCCTGGCCATCATGCTGCCCGGTTTCTTCCTCAACCCGGTGCTGTCGTTTCTGGGGTCGCTCACCAAGTTCACGAGTCTGTCGTTCATCGCCATCGGGCTGTTACTCATACTGTTGTCGATGAGCGAGTGGGTGTTGGCGCTCGGGGCCATCTTCATCGGGCTGGGCTATGGAGTGATGCAACCCGTGATTTACGACCAGACTACCCGGGCGGCCGATGCCTCGCGGGCTACGTTTGCTCTGGCATTGGTCATGGCCATGAACTACCTGGCCATTCTGCTCTGCCCCGTGATTATCGACGCCCTGCAATCACTCTTTCATATCCATACCCAGCGGTTTGCCTTTGAACTCAACCTGGGTATTACGCTGCTCACCGTGGTTTGGGCCTATTGGAAACGGCACACCTTTTTGTTCAACGATGCTCCCGCCAATCCCGTTCAGCCATGA
- a CDS encoding glutamate decarboxylase, which translates to MKDFSLREGDAKTSIFGSDEMLKPSPVERIPDAPTTPEIAYQMVKDETFAQTQPRLNLATFVTTYMDKYATKLMNEAININYIDETEYPRIAVMNAKCINIMANLWNSPEEAKWKSGAVAIGSSEACMLGGVAAWLRWRKKRQAQGKPTDKPNFVISAAYQIVWEKFAQLWQIEMREVPLTLDKPTLDPEAALKMCDENTICIVPIEGVTWTGLNDDVERLDHLLDEYNKKTGYDIPIHVDAASGGFILPFLDPHKKWDFRLKWVLSISTSGHKFGLVYPGLGWVVWRDKKYLPDEMSFSVNYLGADITQVGLNFSRPAAQILGQYYQFIRLGFQGYKAIQYNSMQITQYLHDEIGKMKPFVNYSDRVENPLFIWYMHPDYAKSAKWTLYDLQDRLRQSGWMVPAYSLPQNIESCVVMRIVVRQGFSRDMADMLLKDINDAVADLEKLEYPTTTRIAQEKNIAVESTLFTHTGYRCKCKK; encoded by the coding sequence ATGAAAGATTTTAGTTTACGAGAAGGAGATGCCAAAACGAGCATCTTCGGGTCTGACGAGATGTTGAAACCTTCGCCCGTAGAGCGTATCCCCGATGCGCCCACCACCCCCGAAATCGCCTACCAGATGGTCAAGGACGAGACCTTTGCCCAGACGCAACCCCGCCTCAACCTGGCTACCTTTGTCACCACCTACATGGACAAGTATGCGACCAAACTGATGAACGAGGCCATCAACATCAACTATATCGACGAGACGGAGTACCCCCGTATCGCCGTCATGAATGCCAAGTGTATCAACATCATGGCCAACCTGTGGAACTCGCCCGAGGAGGCCAAGTGGAAGAGCGGTGCCGTGGCGATAGGTTCGTCCGAAGCCTGTATGCTGGGCGGTGTCGCCGCCTGGTTGCGCTGGCGCAAGAAACGTCAGGCACAGGGGAAACCGACCGATAAGCCCAACTTTGTCATCTCGGCAGCCTACCAGATCGTGTGGGAGAAGTTTGCCCAACTGTGGCAAATCGAGATGCGCGAGGTACCCCTCACCCTCGACAAACCTACCCTTGACCCCGAGGCCGCGCTTAAAATGTGCGACGAGAATACCATCTGCATCGTGCCCATCGAGGGTGTCACCTGGACGGGACTGAACGACGACGTGGAGCGGCTCGACCACCTGCTCGACGAGTACAACAAGAAGACGGGCTACGACATTCCCATTCACGTCGACGCCGCTTCGGGCGGATTTATCCTCCCCTTCCTCGACCCGCACAAGAAGTGGGACTTCCGGCTGAAATGGGTTCTCTCCATCAGTACCTCGGGCCACAAGTTCGGTTTGGTCTATCCCGGTCTGGGCTGGGTCGTATGGCGCGACAAGAAGTATCTGCCCGACGAAATGTCGTTCAGTGTCAACTACCTGGGTGCCGACATCACACAAGTGGGGCTTAACTTCTCGCGCCCGGCCGCACAGATTCTGGGCCAATACTACCAGTTCATTCGGTTGGGATTCCAGGGCTACAAGGCAATCCAGTACAACAGCATGCAGATTACTCAATACCTGCACGACGAGATAGGCAAGATGAAACCCTTTGTCAATTACAGCGACCGGGTGGAGAATCCGCTCTTCATCTGGTACATGCACCCCGACTATGCCAAGAGTGCCAAGTGGACCCTGTATGACCTGCAAGACCGCCTGCGCCAGAGCGGCTGGATGGTTCCCGCCTATTCGTTGCCTCAAAACATCGAGAGCTGCGTGGTCATGCGTATCGTGGTGCGCCAAGGGTTCAGCCGCGACATGGCCGACATGTTGCTGAAAGACATCAACGACGCTGTGGCCGACCTCGAAAAACTCGAATACCCCACGACCACCCGCATCGCCCAGGAGAAGAATATCGCCGTAGAGAGCACCCTGTTTACTCACACGGGCTATCGCTGCAAATGTAAAAAATGA
- the glsA gene encoding glutaminase A, with the protein MKKEISITQIEQAVHEAHDLYRDNHDGKNADYIPYLAGVDSQLFGISVCLTDGHIIEVGDTQYRFGIESVSKVHTAILVLRQYGADKLLSMIGADATGLPFNSIVAILLENDHPSTPLVNAGAIAACSMVQPTGNAIAKWKAIVDNITLLSGSAPVLIDELYKSESETNFNNRSIAWLLKNYNRIYDDPDLSLDLYTRQCSLGITAEQLSVCGATIANKGVNPKTGQQVFDASLAPKITSLISTVGFYERTGDWLYTSGIPAKSGVGGGILGVLPGVMGISAFAPPIDEAGNSVKAQLAVRYIMNKLGLSVFSGDSVTITV; encoded by the coding sequence ATGAAAAAGGAGATTTCAATCACTCAAATCGAACAGGCCGTGCACGAAGCGCACGACCTCTACCGCGACAACCACGACGGCAAGAATGCCGACTACATTCCCTACCTCGCCGGTGTCGACAGCCAGCTGTTCGGCATCAGCGTGTGCCTCACCGACGGACATATCATCGAGGTGGGCGACACCCAGTACCGGTTTGGCATTGAATCGGTTTCCAAGGTACACACCGCCATACTGGTGCTGCGCCAATACGGGGCCGACAAACTGCTCTCGATGATCGGGGCCGACGCTACGGGTCTGCCCTTCAACTCGATTGTGGCCATCTTGCTGGAAAACGACCACCCCTCCACGCCTCTGGTCAACGCCGGAGCCATCGCAGCGTGCAGCATGGTGCAGCCCACGGGCAATGCCATTGCCAAGTGGAAGGCCATTGTCGACAACATTACCCTGCTGTCGGGCAGCGCACCCGTGCTGATTGACGAGCTGTACAAGTCGGAGTCGGAGACCAACTTCAACAACCGCTCCATCGCCTGGCTGTTGAAGAACTACAACCGCATCTACGACGACCCCGACCTGTCGCTCGACCTCTATACCCGCCAGTGTTCGCTGGGCATCACGGCCGAGCAGCTGTCGGTGTGCGGGGCGACCATCGCCAACAAGGGGGTCAATCCCAAGACGGGTCAACAGGTGTTCGACGCCTCGCTGGCGCCCAAGATTACCTCGCTCATTTCGACCGTAGGCTTCTACGAGCGCACGGGCGACTGGCTCTACACGTCGGGCATACCGGCCAAGTCGGGCGTGGGTGGTGGCATTCTGGGTGTACTGCCGGGCGTGATGGGCATCTCGGCCTTTGCACCGCCCATCGACGAGGCGGGCAATTCGGTCAAGGCCCAACTGGCCGTGCGCTATATCATGAACAAGCTGGGGCTGTCGGTATTCAGTGGCGACTCGGTAACGATAACCGTCTGA
- a CDS encoding potassium channel family protein, with amino-acid sequence MENSISQGWRRYESKVYGALHIAILLLSVFLVVTISVDTFRNLLFLNQGNYLTIQLWVCTLFMLDFLLELALSSRKWYYLKTHFVFFLVSIPYLNIITYLHIDFSPQAAYFLRFIPLVRSGYALAIVVGWFTRNRASSLLVSYLTMLLATVYFSSLLFFVMEHDTNPLVAHYTDALWWAFMDVTTVGSNIYAVTATGKILSVVLAALGMMMFPIFTVYVTNLVQRTAQSKEGA; translated from the coding sequence ATGGAAAATTCTATCTCGCAAGGCTGGCGACGGTACGAGTCGAAAGTCTACGGCGCACTGCACATCGCCATTCTGTTGTTGTCGGTATTTCTCGTGGTCACCATCTCGGTCGATACCTTCCGCAACCTCCTGTTCCTCAACCAGGGCAACTATCTGACCATACAGTTGTGGGTGTGCACACTCTTCATGCTCGATTTCCTGCTGGAGCTGGCACTCTCGTCCCGCAAGTGGTACTACCTGAAAACCCACTTTGTCTTCTTTCTCGTGTCGATACCCTACCTGAACATCATCACCTACCTGCACATCGACTTTTCGCCCCAGGCAGCCTACTTCCTGCGCTTCATTCCACTGGTGCGCAGCGGGTATGCCCTGGCCATCGTGGTGGGGTGGTTCACTCGCAACCGGGCGTCGAGCCTGTTGGTCTCGTATCTGACCATGCTGTTGGCCACCGTCTACTTTTCGAGCCTGCTCTTTTTCGTGATGGAACACGACACCAATCCGCTGGTGGCCCACTATACCGACGCCCTGTGGTGGGCCTTCATGGACGTGACCACCGTGGGGTCGAACATCTATGCCGTCACGGCTACCGGCAAAATCCTGTCGGTCGTGTTGGCGGCTCTGGGCATGATGATGTTCCCCATCTTTACCGTCTACGTCACCAATCTGGTACAGCGGACCGCCCAGTCGAAGGAGGGGGCCTGA